In Chthonomonas sp., a single genomic region encodes these proteins:
- a CDS encoding Hpt domain-containing protein has protein sequence METKFLDLTRLLEVADGDTEFVTQVLTEYAHTVPELLTELQTAIDHEDLLGVQSRAHDLKGTSQTVGAYALAEGARAVEMAARDEDWDAIRSLRRNLEATWNETQQEVSNAA, from the coding sequence ATGGAAACCAAATTTCTTGATCTGACCCGACTGCTCGAAGTCGCCGATGGCGACACCGAGTTTGTCACTCAAGTGCTGACCGAGTACGCGCACACCGTGCCGGAGCTCTTGACCGAGCTGCAGACGGCCATTGATCACGAAGACCTCCTGGGGGTACAAAGCCGTGCCCACGATTTGAAGGGTACGAGCCAGACGGTTGGAGCCTATGCGCTGGCCGAAGGTGCCCGTGCCGTGGAAATGGCCGCACGAGATGAGGATTGGGATGCGATCCGATCGCTTCGCCGCAACCTAGAAGCCACTTGGAACGAAACTCAGCAAGAAGTATCCAACGCAGCGTAA
- a CDS encoding diguanylate cyclase, with protein MNILVADDDSATRLLLGRMIEREGHHVTTAKNGAEALELFKESRFDVVISDWMMPVMDGLELCRELRYTEGLDYAYFIMVTAKGHREERLNAIEAGVDDLINKPLDSEELQARLKVAARILRTQTELRQKSEENRQLANVLEMANRRVSELFKNLPVACLTIDPTGIVMEINQRAERLLGVTSGSVWMQPFYDSVVPSKHRRKALQLASRAGEGEMILDYPWQVELIGGELKSLIINTFPIRSPMGAIVGSAITFVDLTKERQLTKQIRTQLAVQRQTNAELKILSDKLDLLAKTDGLTGLFNVRTFKAFLTTAMENAAKKGTPLSILLTDVDKFKSFNDEFGHLVGDEVLRKVSSTMRAIVDQTPGAMVARYGGEEFIAAIPGMEASDAVEYANQLRLAIQDQEWTYRQVTSSFGVATFSPDLDTVESFVKLADDALYASKENGRNRVTHAQELRSAAA; from the coding sequence ATGAACATCCTGGTCGCCGACGACGATAGCGCCACACGTTTGCTCCTTGGTCGCATGATCGAGCGCGAAGGGCACCACGTGACCACCGCCAAGAATGGAGCGGAGGCACTCGAGCTCTTCAAAGAGTCTCGATTTGACGTGGTCATCTCCGACTGGATGATGCCCGTGATGGATGGACTTGAGCTCTGCCGTGAGCTTCGGTACACAGAAGGCTTGGACTACGCCTACTTCATCATGGTCACCGCCAAGGGCCACCGTGAAGAGCGGCTCAATGCCATCGAAGCCGGAGTGGACGACCTTATCAACAAGCCGCTCGATTCAGAGGAGCTGCAAGCTCGCCTGAAGGTGGCAGCGCGCATCCTGCGTACTCAGACCGAACTCCGCCAGAAGAGCGAAGAGAACCGACAACTCGCCAACGTACTCGAAATGGCGAACCGCCGCGTGAGCGAGCTGTTCAAGAACCTTCCGGTCGCGTGTCTGACCATTGACCCCACCGGTATCGTGATGGAAATCAATCAGCGCGCCGAGCGGCTGCTCGGAGTCACCTCCGGAAGCGTCTGGATGCAGCCATTCTACGACTCGGTCGTGCCCAGCAAGCACCGTCGCAAGGCGCTTCAGTTAGCCTCACGGGCGGGCGAAGGGGAGATGATCCTCGACTACCCGTGGCAGGTCGAACTGATCGGCGGTGAGCTAAAGAGCCTGATCATCAACACGTTCCCGATTCGATCGCCTATGGGGGCGATCGTTGGATCGGCCATCACCTTTGTGGACCTCACGAAGGAGCGACAGCTCACCAAGCAGATCCGGACCCAACTCGCCGTCCAGCGTCAGACGAATGCGGAACTAAAGATTCTGAGCGACAAGCTCGACCTGCTCGCAAAGACCGACGGCCTCACCGGACTGTTCAATGTCCGGACCTTCAAGGCGTTCCTCACCACCGCAATGGAGAATGCCGCCAAGAAGGGCACACCGCTTTCGATCCTGCTCACCGACGTCGACAAGTTCAAATCGTTTAACGATGAGTTCGGCCACCTTGTGGGAGACGAAGTGCTCCGCAAGGTTTCGTCGACCATGCGCGCCATTGTAGACCAGACCCCTGGGGCCATGGTCGCGCGGTACGGAGGCGAAGAGTTCATCGCCGCGATCCCGGGTATGGAAGCGAGCGACGCCGTCGAGTATGCGAATCAACTGCGACTCGCGATCCAAGACCAGGAGTGGACCTATAGGCAGGTGACGTCAAGCTTCGGCGTGGCGACGTTCTCGCCGGACCTGGATACCGTCGAATCGTTCGTCAAGTTAGCGGACGATGCGCTCTACGCCTCGAAGGAGAACGGTCGAAATCGCGTCACTCATGCGCAGGAACTACGCTCAGCGGCCGCGTAA
- the rpoN gene encoding RNA polymerase factor sigma-54, translating into MAKGYSFRQDVRTGLNTKLDPRILVGSQLMQLGSLELESAIETELAENPALERISESEEPVSQEEILAKLNRDADISHDYENYRSRPDGDDTLDWLDFASSRDSLQDVLAGQLLADAPPAEVELYEILIGAVNERGYLGVPLEEIALQTNVSLEEAEAALQRLQACEPAGVGARNVAECLYLQLRGDDSLEAKIARSLLKNNMDYIVHRNAKAVARQFSVTPQLAEAAFELVSSLTPYPGDEYEYTGSGSKPSRAQAEIVFDHTPSGWEITVRGIRAADLRVSRAYSEQMAALKGKHKIQKAEYAHVKAFVQRAEVFISALEQRAQTLLKIADHLIRTQGGFIQTGQFKFLNDLTRLKLAREIGVHESTISRATMEKCVQIATGEIVSFDIFFDSSLKASKMIEEILQYENPNSPLSDARIAQMLEAEGVTIARRTVNKYRDKTRLLSSRKRKSA; encoded by the coding sequence ATGGCAAAGGGATACTCGTTTCGACAGGATGTACGAACTGGGCTCAACACAAAGCTCGACCCCCGAATCTTGGTGGGCAGCCAGCTCATGCAGCTCGGCTCGCTAGAGCTTGAGAGCGCGATCGAGACAGAGCTTGCAGAGAACCCCGCCTTGGAGCGCATTTCCGAGAGCGAGGAGCCGGTCTCGCAAGAGGAAATCCTCGCGAAACTGAATCGGGATGCCGACATCTCTCACGACTACGAGAACTACCGAAGCCGGCCCGACGGCGACGACACGCTCGACTGGCTCGACTTCGCCTCTAGCCGCGATAGCCTCCAGGACGTGCTGGCCGGCCAGCTCTTGGCTGATGCACCGCCTGCCGAAGTCGAGCTTTACGAAATCTTGATCGGCGCAGTCAATGAGCGTGGCTACCTGGGCGTCCCGCTAGAAGAGATTGCATTGCAGACGAACGTCTCGCTCGAAGAGGCAGAGGCAGCACTTCAGCGACTTCAAGCGTGTGAGCCAGCCGGAGTTGGCGCGCGCAACGTTGCCGAGTGTCTGTACTTGCAGCTCCGTGGGGACGATTCTCTTGAAGCCAAGATCGCCCGGTCGCTACTGAAAAACAATATGGACTACATCGTCCACCGGAACGCCAAAGCGGTTGCGCGCCAATTCTCAGTGACGCCGCAGCTCGCCGAAGCAGCCTTTGAACTTGTGTCAAGCTTGACCCCCTATCCCGGCGACGAGTACGAGTACACGGGGTCCGGCTCGAAGCCCTCTCGCGCTCAAGCGGAGATCGTCTTTGACCACACGCCGTCCGGATGGGAGATCACCGTCCGGGGTATCCGCGCCGCGGACCTGAGGGTCTCGCGCGCCTACTCCGAGCAGATGGCCGCGCTCAAGGGCAAACACAAGATCCAGAAGGCAGAGTACGCCCACGTGAAGGCGTTCGTCCAACGGGCAGAAGTCTTCATCTCGGCGCTGGAGCAGCGCGCGCAGACCCTGCTCAAGATTGCCGATCATCTCATCCGGACACAGGGTGGATTCATCCAGACTGGACAGTTCAAGTTCCTAAACGACCTCACACGGCTCAAGCTGGCCCGCGAGATCGGGGTCCACGAAAGCACGATTTCTCGCGCGACGATGGAGAAATGCGTTCAGATCGCAACCGGAGAAATCGTTTCGTTCGACATCTTCTTCGACTCCAGCCTGAAGGCGAGCAAGATGATCGAGGAGATCTTGCAATACGAGAACCCCAACAGCCCGCTGAGCGATGCGCGAATTGCCCAGATGCTTGAGGCGGAAGGGGTCACCATCGCCCGCCGTACTGTCAACAAGTATCGGGACAAAACCAGGCTGCTGAGTTCACGCAAGCGCAAGTCCGCGTAG
- the ychF gene encoding redox-regulated ATPase YchF yields the protein MKVGLIGFNQCGRSSLYRASARGQAKGDVTAVPVPDERFDKIVAQVKPKKVTPATVVLHDDLDSIQGGPGKMFTQRFLDGARKAEVLLHVVRAFESNTSPYHAEVNPARDQALVDEELLLADLQIVETRLEKLAKSMNVRQAGHPEYLEKQFLERVKPSLEEGKPLRALELDEGDMVVVRNYQFLSAKEMVVAFNVGEDEAAAPGESVQKRMQELAAMGTQSFAVCATLEEEIAMLDAADQPEFLASIGISEPASSKVVKALYDALGLITFFTAGESETRAWPLRRGSTALKAASTIHTDIAKGFIRSETVSYDHYCEFGSLDAAYSAGKMRLEGKEYVVQDGDLLHIRNKS from the coding sequence ATGAAAGTCGGTCTCATCGGATTCAATCAATGCGGGCGAAGCTCGCTGTATCGCGCGTCGGCGCGCGGTCAAGCCAAGGGCGATGTGACCGCGGTGCCCGTGCCCGATGAGCGATTTGACAAAATCGTCGCTCAAGTCAAGCCGAAGAAGGTGACCCCCGCCACGGTCGTGCTTCACGACGATTTGGACTCGATCCAAGGCGGTCCCGGCAAGATGTTCACCCAGCGTTTTCTCGATGGCGCGCGCAAGGCCGAGGTGCTCCTGCACGTGGTTCGTGCATTTGAGAGCAACACCTCTCCCTATCATGCGGAGGTGAATCCGGCCCGCGATCAAGCGCTGGTCGATGAGGAGTTGTTACTGGCGGATCTGCAGATCGTCGAGACCCGTTTGGAGAAGTTGGCGAAGAGCATGAATGTGCGCCAAGCCGGCCATCCGGAGTACCTCGAAAAGCAGTTTTTGGAGCGGGTGAAGCCGTCTCTTGAGGAAGGCAAGCCACTGCGCGCTCTGGAGCTCGATGAGGGCGATATGGTCGTTGTACGCAACTACCAGTTCCTTAGCGCGAAAGAGATGGTAGTTGCCTTCAACGTCGGGGAGGACGAAGCCGCCGCGCCAGGAGAATCCGTCCAAAAGCGTATGCAGGAACTGGCGGCGATGGGTACCCAGAGCTTCGCAGTTTGCGCGACCCTAGAAGAAGAGATCGCGATGCTTGATGCAGCCGACCAACCCGAGTTCCTCGCAAGCATTGGCATCTCAGAACCAGCCAGTTCCAAAGTCGTTAAGGCGCTCTACGATGCCCTCGGTTTGATCACCTTCTTCACCGCTGGCGAGTCCGAAACGCGTGCATGGCCTCTGCGCCGGGGATCGACTGCACTGAAGGCTGCAAGCACCATCCACACGGATATCGCCAAGGGGTTCATCCGCTCCGAGACGGTCAGCTACGATCACTACTGCGAGTTCGGGAGCCTGGATGCTGCGTACAGCGCGGGCAAGATGCGGCTCGAAGGGAAAGAGTACGTGGTCCAGGACGGCGATCTGCTCCACATTCGCAACAAGAGCTAG
- a CDS encoding Ig-like domain-containing protein — MLIRKLLVVCGLAASAAWALPSDPAPDGCGKSAAAERWAEMMSRKRSEGFTTAFRAVGETDVLANSLSLEVTPQTNKRIVGTNIITARVLSPGFNQFRFQLDSNYTITSLKLDGRTITFTREDSRNVVANFDVAYGVNTVFSLQIGYDGLATAVGLGSIEFGTHSGAPYVFSLSEPYYASTWWPTKDDNTDKFLADVAITCPNTLKGVSNGILQGVDVVDTTRSRYRWKSNYPISPYLVFIAVTNFNNFTDTYTHSTGSMPLDYWIWPEYDLTANRNAWKTAKTILGTLSSKYGPYPFLNEKYGIYQFTFSGGMEHQTSTGMGGFWESVNAHELGHQWWGDLVTCATWSDIWLNEGFATYSEALWSEFKPGSTGLAALKSTMSSLRPSSVNGSVYCYVTTDVNRIFSTSFSYRKPGWVLHMLRSILGDTAFFGTLADYRAAYGYSTADTEDFIAVAEARYGGSLRWFFDPWIYDIGAPSYTYGTSATTAGGQTYLLLQVSQKQSASYPKFRMPIDLQTTIGGVTTRRKIWNNAVGDQWYVIPVSATPSAVSLDPDTWVLATGLTTAAYVAGPPVLVASTPAPGGNLANRSRTITLQFQSAVNATSAAFTVRNKLTSEVLPKAYAYDATNKRVTLTLPSKMAEGEYEVVIADTVTSTAGVALDGELSAFAATLPSGNGTPGGATVLPFRYVPTKGS; from the coding sequence ATGTTGATTCGTAAGCTGCTTGTTGTTTGTGGCCTCGCCGCGTCTGCTGCCTGGGCGCTCCCGTCCGATCCTGCTCCCGATGGTTGCGGTAAGAGCGCTGCTGCCGAACGATGGGCCGAGATGATGAGCCGTAAGCGGTCGGAGGGGTTCACCACTGCCTTTCGCGCGGTGGGTGAAACGGATGTCCTGGCCAATAGCCTGAGCTTGGAGGTCACGCCGCAAACGAACAAGCGGATCGTCGGCACCAACATCATCACCGCCCGCGTGCTGTCGCCGGGCTTCAACCAGTTCCGATTTCAGCTCGACTCGAACTACACCATCACCAGCCTAAAGCTGGATGGACGCACCATCACGTTCACACGCGAAGATTCGCGCAATGTCGTCGCAAACTTCGATGTCGCGTACGGAGTGAATACGGTCTTCTCGCTGCAGATTGGCTACGATGGCCTTGCTACCGCCGTCGGTCTCGGCAGCATCGAGTTTGGGACTCATTCGGGAGCACCGTACGTCTTCTCGTTGAGCGAGCCCTACTACGCCTCCACATGGTGGCCGACCAAGGACGACAACACCGACAAGTTCCTAGCCGACGTGGCGATCACATGCCCGAATACGCTCAAGGGCGTTAGTAACGGCATCCTCCAGGGGGTGGATGTCGTGGACACAACGCGTTCGCGGTACCGCTGGAAGTCGAACTACCCGATCTCGCCGTACCTGGTCTTCATCGCGGTCACGAACTTCAACAACTTCACTGACACCTACACCCACTCGACCGGCAGCATGCCACTGGACTACTGGATCTGGCCCGAGTACGACTTGACCGCCAACCGCAACGCATGGAAGACGGCCAAGACCATCCTGGGGACCCTCAGCAGTAAGTACGGTCCGTACCCGTTCCTCAACGAGAAATACGGCATCTATCAGTTCACGTTTAGCGGTGGCATGGAGCACCAGACTTCCACCGGGATGGGTGGCTTCTGGGAGTCGGTCAACGCTCACGAACTGGGGCACCAGTGGTGGGGTGATCTGGTCACTTGCGCGACGTGGAGTGATATCTGGCTGAACGAAGGCTTTGCGACCTACTCCGAGGCGCTGTGGAGCGAGTTCAAACCGGGATCGACGGGACTCGCCGCGCTCAAGAGCACGATGTCGAGCCTCCGTCCGTCGAGCGTCAACGGCTCGGTCTATTGCTACGTCACCACCGACGTCAACCGGATCTTCAGCACGAGCTTCTCGTACCGCAAACCGGGCTGGGTTCTGCACATGCTACGGTCGATTCTGGGCGATACTGCGTTCTTCGGGACTCTCGCTGACTACCGTGCGGCCTATGGCTACTCGACCGCGGACACGGAAGATTTCATCGCTGTGGCCGAGGCGCGCTACGGCGGTTCCTTACGCTGGTTCTTCGATCCATGGATCTACGATATCGGTGCGCCATCGTACACGTATGGTACTTCGGCCACGACGGCGGGCGGCCAAACTTACCTGCTTCTACAAGTCAGCCAAAAGCAGAGCGCCAGTTATCCCAAGTTCCGCATGCCGATCGACCTACAGACGACGATCGGGGGTGTGACGACGCGGCGCAAGATTTGGAATAACGCCGTCGGCGACCAGTGGTACGTCATTCCAGTTTCTGCGACACCATCGGCGGTGAGTCTGGACCCGGACACGTGGGTCCTCGCGACTGGTTTGACGACGGCGGCCTACGTTGCCGGCCCTCCGGTGCTGGTGGCATCGACGCCTGCGCCGGGCGGGAACCTCGCGAACCGCAGCCGAACGATCACGCTCCAGTTCCAGTCGGCGGTCAACGCCACCAGTGCTGCGTTCACCGTCCGGAACAAGCTGACGAGCGAAGTGCTTCCCAAGGCATATGCCTACGACGCCACGAACAAGCGCGTAACGCTCACGCTTCCGAGCAAGATGGCTGAAGGAGAGTACGAAGTCGTCATCGCGGACACGGTGACCTCCACGGCGGGCGTCGCTCTGGACGGTGAATTGAGTGCGTTTGCTGCGACGCTCCCTTCGGGGAACGGAACTCCGGGCGGAGCGACCGTGCTGCCCTTCCGCTACGTACCAACCAAGGGAAGCTGA
- a CDS encoding SDR family NAD(P)-dependent oxidoreductase, translating into MQISDSVWLITGCSTGLGRALAEEALSQGAKVMATARKPGVLADLVQRYPDHCLTARLDVTEEGAFTPVLDTMLKEWGRCDVLVNNAGYGVAGAIEEVDLAQVATMFETNVWGAVRGIKAALPIMRSQGGGRILNISSVAGLVAFSGSGYYCSSKFALEAISESLSQEVAGFGVKVTLIEPGPFRTDFTGRSLVVSDAMPAYTDTEVGRSRSALKDMHGTQIGDPVRAAKAMVTMVATDEPPLRLVLGNPGLDYARKKLERLAKDFDQWETLTRSCDFDS; encoded by the coding sequence ATGCAAATTTCAGATTCCGTGTGGCTCATCACTGGCTGTTCGACCGGTCTCGGTCGCGCCCTCGCCGAGGAAGCGCTCTCGCAGGGAGCCAAAGTCATGGCCACCGCGCGCAAGCCGGGGGTCCTCGCAGACCTCGTCCAGCGCTATCCCGATCACTGCCTTACTGCCCGACTGGACGTCACCGAAGAGGGTGCGTTCACGCCGGTTTTGGACACGATGCTCAAGGAGTGGGGCCGCTGCGACGTGCTCGTCAACAACGCCGGCTACGGCGTCGCCGGGGCGATCGAGGAAGTTGACCTCGCCCAGGTCGCCACGATGTTCGAAACCAACGTCTGGGGCGCAGTGCGCGGCATCAAGGCAGCCCTACCCATCATGCGCTCGCAAGGCGGGGGAAGGATTCTCAACATCTCCAGCGTCGCGGGTCTAGTTGCTTTCTCCGGCTCGGGCTACTATTGCTCGTCCAAATTTGCGCTCGAAGCCATCTCAGAATCGTTGTCCCAGGAGGTCGCGGGGTTCGGGGTGAAGGTCACGCTCATCGAACCAGGCCCCTTCCGAACGGACTTCACGGGTCGTTCGCTCGTCGTCTCCGATGCGATGCCGGCGTACACCGACACCGAAGTCGGGCGCAGTCGAAGTGCCCTCAAAGACATGCACGGAACCCAGATCGGCGATCCAGTCCGTGCCGCTAAGGCCATGGTCACGATGGTGGCCACAGACGAGCCGCCGCTCCGGCTGGTGCTGGGAAATCCGGGGCTCGACTACGCACGGAAGAAGTTGGAGCGGTTGGCGAAAGACTTCGACCAGTGGGAGACGCTTACCCGGTCGTGCGATTTTGACTCGTAA
- a CDS encoding TetR/AcrR family transcriptional regulator: MARPKEFQVDEALNRAMEAFWERGFEATSLQDLTERTGVQKASLYGTFGDKRSFFLQSLRRYQDEGAAKLAEHLAQAGPVREVIRSLMLVPLNCQGKGCFCVNTQVELASHDPEIAQTLHDHFTRTTDTIGVALQRGVDSGEFRPELDVCATAEHVLTLLYGLYVVSKGRTDNRSIAMMASVFVDSL, encoded by the coding sequence ATGGCGCGACCCAAAGAATTTCAAGTTGACGAGGCTCTCAACCGGGCCATGGAAGCGTTTTGGGAGCGCGGTTTCGAGGCGACTTCGCTTCAGGATCTGACCGAGAGGACGGGTGTACAGAAGGCGAGCCTCTACGGCACGTTTGGCGACAAGCGTTCGTTCTTCCTCCAATCGCTGCGCCGTTACCAAGACGAAGGGGCCGCCAAGCTGGCGGAGCATCTTGCCCAAGCCGGGCCGGTGAGAGAGGTAATCCGCTCGCTGATGCTCGTCCCCCTCAACTGCCAGGGCAAAGGTTGCTTCTGCGTGAACACTCAGGTCGAACTCGCTTCGCACGATCCCGAGATTGCTCAGACGCTGCACGATCACTTCACCCGGACGACCGACACGATTGGCGTCGCCTTGCAGCGAGGGGTGGATTCGGGAGAGTTTCGACCCGAGTTGGACGTTTGCGCCACCGCCGAGCACGTGCTGACATTGCTGTACGGCCTTTACGTCGTCAGTAAGGGCCGTACAGACAATCGATCGATCGCCATGATGGCGAGCGTGTTCGTCGATTCGCTTTAG